The Aestuariibius sp. HNIBRBA575 nucleotide sequence TCTGTGTTTGCGGCTTGGGGGTTTGCGACCTTTGATAAACCGCGCGCATGGGATGAATTGGACACGTTGTTTGCGTCGCAATGGGATGATGGCATGGTGCCGCATATCATTTTCCATCAGGACGATCCGGGCTATTTCCCCGGCCCAGATATGTGGCAGGTCAACCGCAACCCCGCCACATCCGGCATTTCCCAGCCACCCGTTGCTGCCACATTAGCGCGTGAAATTCTGGCCATGGATCCCGATGGATTGGACCGCGTCCGCGCGCTGTTTCCCAAAATCAAAGCATGGCATCGCTGGTGGGCTGAACAGCGATGTAGCCAAGGCCCTGTCGCGATCACCCATCCATGGGAATCTGGGCGTGACAATTGCCCGGATTGGGATATCGGCATGGCCAATGTCGACGGGTCCAATGTCGGCGATTACCAACGCCGGGACACCGGCCATGTGGACGCATCAATGCGCCCCGGCAAAGAAGATTACGACCGCTATCTGGCGATCCTTTATTTTGGGCGTGACACGGGTTGGAACCAGTCAGAAATTGTTGCCAATGGCCCATTTCTGATGGCCGATCCCGGCATCACATTCATCCTGTTGCGCGCCCATGTTGATCTGATCGAAATTGGCCGCCAACTGGGCGAAGACGTACAGGAAATAGAAACCTGGGCCGCCGCCCTCAGATCGTCATTGCCGATGATCTGGAACGCTGACATCGGGGCTTATGATGCGCGTGATCTGCGCACGGGCACCTTTAGCGGGAATATTGGGTCGGGTGCGTTTTTGTCTCTTCTCGCAGATGAAAGCACCCCAGAGCTGGACACACATCTTCAGCGGATATGGGATGCGGTGGCGTACGGCATTCCGTCCTTTGACCCGGATGCGGTTCTGTTTGATCCACGTCGATATTGGCGCGGGCCAACCTGGCCGGTTGTCAATTCCCTGATCGCCTTGGGTCTGCGCCGTGCTGGGCGTTTCGAAGACGAAGCCAGACTGCGTCGTGAAACTGCCCAACTGATTAGCAAACATGGGTTTTTTGAATATTTCGACCCCAAAGATGCAACCCCATGTGGCGGCAATGATTTTACCTGGACAGCTGCAATCTGGCTCACTTGGGCCGGGCGGGATTTCCAAGAGGAGGCAGATTAATGTCATCGATTGAACTCAGAGGTGTCGAAAAATGGTTCGGCGACGTGCAGGTCATCAAAGGTGTGGACCTGTCGATCAAAAAGGGGGAATTCGTGATCTTTGTCGGCCCCTCGGGCTGTGGGAAATCAACGTTGTTGCGGATGATTGCCGGTCTAGAAGAAACCAGCCGCGGCGAAATCAACATTGATGGCCGCGATGCCACCGCCGAGCCGCCCAGCCGCCGTGGGCTGGCGATGGTTTTTCAGTCTTACGCGCTTTATCCACACATGAGCGTGCGGGATAATGTCGGGTTTCCGCTAAAGGCTGCGGGCAAATCCAAGGCCGACATTCAGGCCAAAGTGGACCATGCCGCAGAGGTGCTTAAACTGGGTCCCTATCTGGATCGCCGCCCCAAGGACCTGTCGGGGGGGCAACGCCAACGGGTTGCGATTGGGCGGTCCATCGTGCGCGATCCCACAGCGTTTTTGTTTGACGAACCTCTGTCAAATCTGGATGCGTCGCTGCGTGTGGAAATGCGATATGAAATCGCGAAACTGCACCAAACGCTTGATACGACAATGATTTACGTCACTCACGATCAGGTCGAAGCCATGACATTGGCCGACCGGATTGTTGTGTTGGAATTTGGAAAAATCGCTCAGGTGGGCACGCCACGCGACCTATACGAAAACCCGGCAAACCTATTTGTAGCGCAATTTATCGGTTCGCCCAAAATGAATGTCATCCCCTGCACGGCCGCCAACAATCAGGCCGTCGCCATCGGGGGTCGCCCTATCCAAGGCCCCCAGCAACCAGCGGTGCATTTGGGCATTCGCCCGGAACACATCACGCTGGTTAACCCGGGCCAAGGTGCCATGGATGGCGTTGTGGATGTGCTGGAATATCTCGGTGCGGATACGTTTGTGATTTTCGATTGCGGCGAAGCAGGTCAGGTAAATGTCCGCGTCAACGGTGAAACCACGCTCAAACCCGGTGAAACGGTGGGGTTGTCATTTGCCCCAACGAGCATGCATTTCTTTGATACTGATGGCTTGGCCATCCCGTTCACCGGCACAGCGGTATAGCCCAACAATCGGACGTGATCCCTTGATTGCGTCACATCAATATGATCAAATTCTTTCAGAATCCTTTCTGAGAGAATTTTCATGCCCGATCACAGCCCAAA carries:
- a CDS encoding ABC transporter ATP-binding protein; translation: MSSIELRGVEKWFGDVQVIKGVDLSIKKGEFVIFVGPSGCGKSTLLRMIAGLEETSRGEINIDGRDATAEPPSRRGLAMVFQSYALYPHMSVRDNVGFPLKAAGKSKADIQAKVDHAAEVLKLGPYLDRRPKDLSGGQRQRVAIGRSIVRDPTAFLFDEPLSNLDASLRVEMRYEIAKLHQTLDTTMIYVTHDQVEAMTLADRIVVLEFGKIAQVGTPRDLYENPANLFVAQFIGSPKMNVIPCTAANNQAVAIGGRPIQGPQQPAVHLGIRPEHITLVNPGQGAMDGVVDVLEYLGADTFVIFDCGEAGQVNVRVNGETTLKPGETVGLSFAPTSMHFFDTDGLAIPFTGTAV